The nucleotide sequence TTTTATCAAAAAATCTTTCATTTTAACATCATAAGGAAATAAAGAAGCTGTAGCACCTATTTCTGCGCCCATATTACATATGGTAGCTTTTCCTACACAAGAAATACTATCAATTCCCTCTCCAAAATATTCAATAATATGATTTACCGCTCCTGATACTCCAATCATTCCAGATAATTTTAATATTACATCTTTAGGAGAGGTCCATCCATTAATTTTTCCAATTAAGTTTACTCCAATTATTTTAGGAAATTTTAATTCTAAAAGGGATCCAGACATAACTTCTGCAGCATCAGAACCTCCAACTCCTATTCCTAACATCCCTAATCCTCCAGCATTAGGGGTATGAGAATCTGTCCCTATAATTATACCCCCAGGAAATGCATAACTTTCCAGAATAACCTGATGAATAATCCCTGATCCAGGCCCCCAAAAATCTATTCCATATTTACAAGACGCCGATCTTAAAAAATTATAGATTTCTTTATTTTTACTTATGGAATTTTTTAAGTCCAAATCTGCTCCATATTGAGCAGATATAAGATGATCACAATGAATAGAAGTTGGAACAAACGTTTTATATTTTTTAGTTTGCATAAATTGAAGCAATGTCATTTGAGCAGTAGCATCTTGCATAACAATACGATCAGGCAAAAAATTCCTATAATATTCATCTCTAAAATTTATGGATTTAGAATTAAATTCAATATTTTTTATATCGGATAAGTCGGATAAGTGAGAATACAAAATTTTTTCAGAATAAGTCATAGGATGATCTATCACATTTCTAGATTTTTCAATCTTATGCAAAAAGCTTGAGTAAAAATTTCGAATCATATCAAGATCAAAAATCATAATAAATTTTTTTTTAAAAAAAAATAATATACATAAATTATGTTTCCTTTAAAAAAACACTAATTTTTTCATGAAAATCAGTGGGATTTTCTACATGAATCCAGTGATCAGATTTATTCACAGTACAAATTTTAGATCTTGGAAATAACTTTCGTATATGATGATAATCTTTGTCAATAAGATAATTCGAATACTCTCCTCTTAAAAATAACGTAGGGCCATGATAGGATCCATTTTTTATTTCTTTATGAATTAAATTATCATAATTTTTTTCAATATTTGATAAAGAAAAATAAAAACATAATTTCCCATTTTTTTGTCTTTGAGTGCATTTAGAAAAAAACGATCTTATTTTCAAATCATCAATCCATCTTTTTAAAAAAAGATCTAGATCTTTTCTAGTATTAATGACATCAAAATCCACTTTTTTTAAAATATGAATTAATTTTTTTTGATTAGTATTGATATAAGCTTTAGGACTGATATCTACAATTATCAATTTTTTTGGAATCATAGGATATTTTATAGAAAACGTCATCACAGCCCTCCCACCCATAGAATGACCTAATAATATAGGATGATTCAATTTGTAATAATAAATATATTTTAATATATCTTCTGATATGACATCATAATTCATTTCATGGGATACAAAACTTTTTCCATGATTTCTAATATCCAACAAATGAACTTGATAAAATTTTTCAAATTTTTTAGCAAAAGAACCCCAATTGTCTCCATTTCCAAATAAACCATGAAAAACTAAAATGGGAGACCCAACCCCATAAATTTTAGAATATAGTATCATTTTTTTTTATTCTGGCTTTATGAATTCTTTTTAAATAACTTTGTATTGTATTTTCCAGTCCCATATATATGGATTCGCAAATTAAAGCATGTCCAATTGAAACCTCTGATATGTTTGGTATTTTTTCAATTAAAAAATAAATATTATCTAAATTTAAATCATGTCCAGCATGAATAAACATTTTATTCTTAACA is from Blattabacterium cuenoti and encodes:
- a CDS encoding alpha/beta fold hydrolase, with product MILYSKIYGVGSPILVFHGLFGNGDNWGSFAKKFEKFYQVHLLDIRNHGKSFVSHEMNYDVISEDILKYIYYYKLNHPILLGHSMGGRAVMTFSIKYPMIPKKLIIVDISPKAYINTNQKKLIHILKKVDFDVINTRKDLDLFLKRWIDDLKIRSFFSKCTQRQKNGKLCFYFSLSNIEKNYDNLIHKEIKNGSYHGPTLFLRGEYSNYLIDKDYHHIRKLFPRSKICTVNKSDHWIHVENPTDFHEKISVFLKET